A single [Chlorobium] sp. 445 DNA region contains:
- a CDS encoding glycerol acyltransferase has translation MLTVRRSALYTFWFRHYSRAQFRKYFDKVRTFGTELLQHIELETPIIFFCNHAYWWDGFWTQLCTEAYFKQNLYIIIEYKQLVRYQFFTRLGAFSIVRENPREAMQTITYAVEKLTEPSDKQNALWIFPQGIIEHVDKRPIVFFNGASKIVERVLDKLPAIYVCSMVSRIDYLEEQKPELFLSFKPPTRIVRETFAGTKSLTAAMQSETEAHLDELKARILARNFSNSRILVEGAMSINRRWDRFREWLGLQKSS, from the coding sequence ATGCTGACAGTTCGTCGCAGCGCGCTTTACACGTTTTGGTTTCGCCATTATTCACGCGCGCAGTTTCGCAAATACTTCGATAAAGTCCGTACCTTCGGCACAGAATTGCTGCAACACATCGAGCTTGAGACCCCCATCATCTTTTTTTGCAATCATGCTTACTGGTGGGATGGGTTTTGGACACAACTTTGCACTGAAGCCTACTTCAAGCAAAATCTTTACATCATCATTGAATACAAGCAACTTGTGCGCTACCAATTCTTTACGCGGCTTGGTGCATTCTCCATCGTGCGAGAAAACCCGCGCGAAGCCATGCAGACCATCACCTATGCCGTCGAAAAACTCACAGAGCCTTCAGATAAGCAAAACGCTTTGTGGATTTTCCCGCAGGGCATCATCGAGCACGTTGACAAGCGACCGATTGTCTTTTTCAATGGGGCATCAAAAATTGTAGAGCGCGTCTTGGATAAACTACCAGCGATTTATGTTTGCTCTATGGTCTCACGCATTGATTACCTTGAAGAACAAAAACCTGAACTTTTTCTTTCCTTCAAACCGCCGACACGCATTGTCAGAGAAACCTTTGCTGGCACAAAATCACTGACCGCTGCGATGCAATCTGAAACCGAAGCTCATCTTGATGAACTCAAAGCACGCATTTTGGCACGCAATTTTAGCAACTCGAGAATTTTGGTCGAAGGGGCAATGTCCATCAATCGCCGTTGGGATAGATTTAGAGAGTGGCTTGGACTACAAAAAAGTAGCTGA
- a CDS encoding citrate synthase (catalyzes the formation of citrate from acetyl-CoA and oxaloacetate): MVPQKAGLEDIVAATSEICFIDGKKGRLVYRGYDVHDLVNGDATFEEVIYLLWYGKLPNRRELNEFNKRLVQHRRLPREVVAHLYTIPTSAPPMEALRTAVSELALYDNDERMTTEAHFERAFKLMSQVATIVAFDERIRNEKDLIQPDPSLPFAANFLYMLTGKLPDSEMTRLFDICLILHADHELNASTFTARVIAATLSDMYSAIAGAIGALKGPLHGGANEQVMRMLIDIGDPSRAEGYVRKLLSEKKKIMGFGHRVYKTEDPRATHLRKMSELLGYRTGNLKWYEMCRRIEAIVLQEKGLYPNVDFYSASVYHLMGISIDLFTPVFAVARTAGWVAHILEQYANNRLIRPTAEYVGPMDKKYVPIEERE, encoded by the coding sequence ATTGTCCCGCAGAAGGCAGGACTTGAAGATATTGTAGCGGCGACTTCTGAGATTTGCTTCATTGACGGCAAAAAAGGACGTCTGGTGTATCGTGGCTATGATGTTCACGATTTAGTCAATGGGGATGCGACATTTGAGGAAGTGATTTATTTGTTGTGGTATGGCAAATTGCCGAATCGACGCGAGCTCAATGAGTTCAATAAACGCCTAGTACAGCATCGTCGCTTGCCACGTGAAGTGGTGGCGCATCTTTATACCATTCCTACTTCTGCACCGCCTATGGAAGCCTTGCGCACAGCGGTCTCCGAACTTGCGCTCTATGACAACGATGAGCGTATGACAACGGAAGCGCACTTTGAACGCGCTTTCAAACTCATGTCGCAGGTGGCAACGATTGTCGCATTTGATGAGCGCATTCGCAACGAAAAAGATTTAATTCAACCCGACCCCAGTTTGCCGTTTGCAGCCAATTTCCTCTATATGCTCACAGGTAAACTGCCGGATTCTGAAATGACGCGGCTCTTTGACATCTGCCTGATTTTGCATGCAGATCATGAACTCAATGCTTCAACCTTCACGGCGCGTGTGATTGCAGCAACGCTGTCAGATATGTATTCGGCAATTGCAGGTGCAATTGGTGCCCTTAAAGGACCGTTGCATGGTGGAGCAAACGAGCAGGTAATGCGCATGCTAATTGACATTGGCGATCCAAGCCGTGCTGAAGGATATGTCAGAAAACTCCTTTCCGAGAAGAAAAAAATTATGGGCTTCGGGCATCGCGTCTATAAAACCGAAGATCCGCGTGCAACACACTTGCGCAAGATGTCGGAGCTATTAGGCTATCGCACAGGTAACTTGAAATGGTATGAAATGTGCCGCCGTATCGAGGCAATTGTCTTGCAAGAGAAAGGACTTTATCCCAACGTGGATTTCTACTCGGCGTCGGTCTATCACTTGATGGGGATTTCGATCGATCTCTTTACGCCGGTTTTTGCTGTGGCGCGCACAGCGGGTTGGGTTGCGCATATCTTAGAGCAATACGCTAATAATCGCTTGATTCGTCCAACTGCTGAATATGTCGGACCGATGGACAAGAAGTATGTCCCGATTGAAGAACGTGAGTGA